A segment of the Triticum urartu cultivar G1812 chromosome 1, Tu2.1, whole genome shotgun sequence genome:
GGATGAACCTATAAATCATGTACTATTAACATGTGTGTTTGCCAGATCGACATGGGCGGTGATTTGTGAGGCCCTGGGCAAACTGGATTGGACGCAGAAGGATCTCCACACTATCTTTGTACTAACTTTGTGGGAGTTGTGAAAGCATCGGAACCTTATTGTGTTTGATGGGGCTTCGCCCTTCATGGGTGAGCTCATGGGTAGGGTCAGGTCTGAAGGAAGGTTATGGTCGATAGCCGGCAAGTTTAAAGGGAATATGGACCCCTTCTTCCTTAGACTAGAGCAGCGGAGCGGACGAGTAGTGAGGAGTAGCGTTGTAACAAGACCTTTGTAAATTGGTGGTGGAGGCATTCTTTGCATTTATTTTTTAATATATGATATGCATACTCGTGCATATTCGAAAAAAACACGGCCGGCTAGCCAACTAAATTTACAACGCTGCCCACGGCATTGTCAGATAGGCGCTCTGTATTATGTCAAAACCATGGTATTTTACACCCACGGACTAAACTTCTGTAGTTTGTTGATACTTTGTTTTTCTCAATACTTCGCTATCAAACATAGCCATAATGTTGAATTTGCAGCGCACACTAATTCAAGAACCGTGCGTACGTGCACGCACGTCGTCTGTGCACCAGCGTGCGTGGTGCGTACGTGCACGACTTATAACCAATCAATGCTTTTAAATCGATGCACGACTTGATCAACAGCGCACAGTCAGCGACGTGGCAACCACAACAGCAAGCCGCTTCCATTTGCTTCTTCCATGGAACTGATCATCATACGAGTTGGCAGATTGGTTATCCAGCTCCCGAACAAACGCTGGGAACATCGCAATGGCAATGGCGACACCACCGCACAAGCTCGCCACGATGGTCGGATGGTCGGCCTCGGCATTCGTCGCCGCCGTGCTCGCCCGCCTGATCCGCAAGGGCATCGCGCTGCTGGCCGAGCTCGACGAGGCCGCGGTGGGCCACCTGCGTCGCCTGGAGGGGCTCCTCGCGGCCGTCTGGCGCGTGCTCGACGCGGCCGACGCCGGCGCCATCGACTCGAGCCAGCGCCCCATCCAGGACCTGCTCGACGCGGCATGCTCCGCGGACGACGCCCTCGACGACCTCGAGTACGCGCTCCGTCATGCCGaggcggccggaggcggcgatCCCGGGTCGAACGCCAGCACGCCGGCCTCGGTCGCCGGCGCCACCAGGAAACCACGCAGCCCGATGAGGTTTTTGCTGTGCTTCAGCCCACCAAGAACCACCGCTTCATCTACTGGTAGTGGCAGCTCCCTTTGGAAGAGCTCAAGCAAGAAGAGGAGCAGCGCCGTCAATGTCAATCTGGACGGACTAAGAGAAGCATTTGAGGCGGTGGCTCAGGCCACCTACAGGTGCACGTCCACGTACGAGCACGTCGTGCCAAGGAAGAACTACGCCACCATCGTCTCCGTAAAATCGCCGGGGGATGCCGTGCGTGACAAGTACGACATCTTCGGCAGGGAGGCCGAGGTGGACCAGATCGTGAAGGCGGTGAGGCTCGGCGACGACCTGCGTTACCGCCTTGGCGTCGGCGTGCTCCCCGTCGTCGGCGCCGAGGGGGTCGGCAAGACGGCGCTCACCCAGCTCATCTTCCACCACGAGATCATCAAGGCCGAGTTTCCCCTGCGCATGTGGGCGCACGTCTCTGGCGAGCTCCTGCTCAGTAAGCAGCTCATGCTCCAGATGATCCATCCGGTGGTTGCAGGAGACGCCGGCCATGACATCCAAGACGCCAGGGAGCTTCTGCTGGCCCAGCTGGCCGGCAAGAGGTTCCTCCTCGTGCTCGACCGCATCACAGATGTCAGCGATGCCCAGTGGAGAGATCTGATGGAGGTGCTGCAACCAGCTGCTCGGAGGAGCTTGATCATGGTGACAACTCAATCCGAAGATGCCGCCGCAGCTATGGGGACAATGACCCCGCTGATCCTCGGGCCTCTGGCATTCGATGACTACTGGAGGATGTTCAAGCATTTCGCATTTGGGGCTGCAGATGAAGCCGAAGAAGACTGCACTCCGCTGGTGGATGAATGGGACGACctcgaagaggaggaggaggagctatCACCCATGGAGCAAGTCGCATGCCAAATAGCCAAGAACATGGGCTGCTCACCGTTACCGGCACGGGCAATCGGGCGTTCACTCTACTTCCGGCGGGACGAAGAAGGCCACTGGAAAGATGTCCTGGATGACAACTTGTGGCAGCAGGGGGAAATCGGCGGGATCTCGCCGGCGCTCTGGCTGAGCTACCAGCACCTTGATCCCCGCCTCAAGCAGTGCTTCGCATACTGTGCGGTGTTTCCAGGTGACTATGTCTTCCGAAAGGAAGAACTGGAGCAGATGTGGGTAGCACATGGGTTCATATATTCCGATGATCCCGCGGCGACATTGGAGGACGTCGCCGGCGAGTTCTTCGATGAGCTTGTCGAACGATGCTTCTTCCAGCCTCTGGGAAGGAACAGATACGTCATGCACCACACGATGCAGAGGCTGTCGCGAGCAGTCTCAGGGAGCCAGTTTCACATGGTCACTGATAGCTCAGGCGAAGTGCCACAGGAAGTTCGTCACCTGACAATCACAACTAACAACCTGCTGAAGCTGAAGATGGATCTGGCATTGCAGCTCTCACATCCCTCCGATCACCATTTCCTCCAGCGGGTCCGCACAATCCTGTTCTTCGAAGATTTTGGCGATTCAGATGATTTCTTGGAAGTTCTAGCCGAGGTTTTCTCGATCGCAAAGAGCGTGAGGGTCCTCGGCTTATCGTCTGCAAACATTTCACTTCTGCCTGCTGAGATCGGCCTGCTCCGACACCTCCGGTATCTCAACCTGTCCAGGAACAGACTCACTGAACTTCCAGAGACAATGTGCCAGCTCCACCTGCTGCAGGTACTTGACGTCAAGTGCAACTCTCCGTACCTCCGTCCTCCCAATGGCATGACAAACTTGATTCATCTGAAGCATCTGCGTGCATGTGAAGCTTTCCTTTCGGCCATACCTGACATCCAACTACTCTCAAATCTGCAAGAACTGGAGGCAATCTGCATCAAGAGTGGCGCGCATGCCAATGCCCTACGCCAAATGGTGCAGCTCAAAGGCGCGCTTCGCGTTGCGAATCTCCGGCGGAGCGATGCCAGTGGGTTCATGAAGGGTATCCTGAAGGGAACAAAGCACCTGAACAAATTACAGCACCTGAGCAAACTACACCTGTCATGGCCTAGCAGTTCCATGGCCGGAAGCAACGAGGTTTCAGGTGATGAAGAGCTGCTTGAGTGCCTGCAGCCACATGAGAACATAGAGATTCTGACGGTTTCGGGCTATGCAGGAATAAGGTCTCCACCATGGATGCTGAAGACCTCTTGCTCCCTGCCGAATGTTACATCTATGTGCTTGACAGATTGCCTGAACTGGGAGAGCCTGCCTTGCTTGCATGACATGCCTTGCCTCGAGGTCCTTGAGATCAAGAGGATGCACTCTGTCAACAAGGTGGCCATTTCTCAACTATCAGATCAAGAATTGTTCCCGAAGCTCAAAAGGCTCATCATCGAAGACGCTTCACATTTCACCGGATGGTCGACCGGCAACTCGACAAGACACATGTCATTCCCCTGCCTCTGCAAGCTGGAAATAAGAAACTGTCCCAGCCTGACGACCTTTCCGGACGTCCCCCTTACGCTCACCACCATGATCATTGAAAATGTTGGTCTCGAGCTGCTGCCAATGATTCATGACAAGCAGTCATCATCAGAAGAAGCAATGTCatcaacatcagaggaaggtggtAGATGGACGTCGCGGCTCACCACGTTACACATACACCGGTGCCACAAGCTGAGGTCCCTGGGATCCGGCCTTCTTCAGCAGCAGCACCTCCTGCGGTCTCTCGAGGCTCTGTCGATCAAGAGCTGTGACGATGTCGCCTGCGATCTGCCCGACGGCTTCAAGGATCTCACCTCGCTGAGGGACCTCTCACTGTACGACTGCCCGAAGCTGCTCGTGGACAAGTTCCACGCGTCGCTGCGGACGCTGGAGATCAGCGAGTGCTTCGTCGCGCGGGGCGGGTGGGTGGACGAGTACCCTTTCCTCTTCTCGGTGTGGGTGCTGAAGATCAGCGGCTGCTCGCACGTGAGCTCCGATCATGGCGGCAAGGTTGCTGAGT
Coding sequences within it:
- the LOC125527132 gene encoding putative disease resistance protein RGA3, producing the protein MAMATPPHKLATMVGWSASAFVAAVLARLIRKGIALLAELDEAAVGHLRRLEGLLAAVWRVLDAADAGAIDSSQRPIQDLLDAACSADDALDDLEYALRHAEAAGGGDPGSNASTPASVAGATRKPRSPMRFLLCFSPPRTTASSTGSGSSLWKSSSKKRSSAVNVNLDGLREAFEAVAQATYRCTSTYEHVVPRKNYATIVSVKSPGDAVRDKYDIFGREAEVDQIVKAVRLGDDLRYRLGVGVLPVVGAEGVGKTALTQLIFHHEIIKAEFPLRMWAHVSGELLLSKQLMLQMIHPVVAGDAGHDIQDARELLLAQLAGKRFLLVLDRITDVSDAQWRDLMEVLQPAARRSLIMVTTQSEDAAAAMGTMTPLILGPLAFDDYWRMFKHFAFGAADEAEEDCTPLVDEWDDLEEEEEELSPMEQVACQIAKNMGCSPLPARAIGRSLYFRRDEEGHWKDVLDDNLWQQGEIGGISPALWLSYQHLDPRLKQCFAYCAVFPGDYVFRKEELEQMWVAHGFIYSDDPAATLEDVAGEFFDELVERCFFQPLGRNRYVMHHTMQRLSRAVSGSQFHMVTDSSGEVPQEVRHLTITTNNLLKLKMDLALQLSHPSDHHFLQRVRTILFFEDFGDSDDFLEVLAEVFSIAKSVRVLGLSSANISLLPAEIGLLRHLRYLNLSRNRLTELPETMCQLHLLQVLDVKCNSPYLRPPNGMTNLIHLKHLRACEAFLSAIPDIQLLSNLQELEAICIKSGAHANALRQMVQLKGALRVANLRRSDASGFMKGILKGTKHLNKLQHLSKLHLSWPSSSMAGSNEVSGDEELLECLQPHENIEILTVSGYAGIRSPPWMLKTSCSLPNVTSMCLTDCLNWESLPCLHDMPCLEVLEIKRMHSVNKVAISQLSDQELFPKLKRLIIEDASHFTGWSTGNSTRHMSFPCLCKLEIRNCPSLTTFPDVPLTLTTMIIENVGLELLPMIHDKQSSSEEAMSSTSEEGGRWTSRLTTLHIHRCHKLRSLGSGLLQQQHLLRSLEALSIKSCDDVACDLPDGFKDLTSLRDLSLYDCPKLLVDKFHASLRTLEISECFVARGGWVDEYPFLFSVWVLKISGCSHVSSDHGGKVAESLDWLSSMFNVYSLQLENTSFVTLNMFDKLHSLETLEIHGSRGAFFDGSWEFEWLEKLHTLSIRGCGELSELPENLYTLPALEELCVDNCPAIQALPANGLPASLKRLSISKCSPELIQRCLDDELDRPKIAKVGVVYIDGHNIAARQE